A genomic region of Papaver somniferum cultivar HN1 chromosome 7, ASM357369v1, whole genome shotgun sequence contains the following coding sequences:
- the LOC113297707 gene encoding calcium-binding protein KIC-like, with protein MSLCLWFNFNKSKIERNMGDNESMTNYEDLLPVMAEKLDVEGFVTELCGGFRVLADPGRGLITSESLRKNSKYLGIEEMSKEDAEEMVREGDLDGDGALNENEFCILMVRLSPGMMEDAEIWLDKAIKEELKQTSASTTATTTLI; from the coding sequence ATGTCTTTGTGTTTGTGGTTCAATTTcaataaatcaaaaatagaaaGAAATATGGGAGATAACGAAAGTATGACTAATTATGAAGATTTACTACCAGTAATGGCAGAGAAGCTAGACGTAGAAGGCTTTGTAACAGAATTATGTGGTGGATTTAGGGTTCTAGCTGATCCAGGAAGAGGGTTAATAACATCAGAAAGTTTAAGAAAGAATTCCAAGTATTTAGGAATAGAAGAAATGAGTAAAGAAGATGCTGAAGAAATGGTAAGAGAAGGCGATCTTGATGGTGATGGCGCTctaaatgaaaatgaattttgtatCTTAATGGTTAGACTTAGTCCTGGTATGATGGAGGATGCTGAAATTTGGCTTGATAAAGCCATAAAGGAAGAACTTAAGCAAACATCTGCTTCTACTACTGCTACTACTACTTTAATTTAG